TTTCAGAGATTAATCCTACATTTATTTGTAGGAAGTCTCTGTATCGTCCGCAGCCCTCAACGTTCTCCGCCTCTTTGCAGGAGACAAGAAGACGAAAGGACAGGTCCATGAGCTTCGACAACCCAATTTCACATAAACCTGCAAGCGCAGTTACGTTCAAAGTGCTGGCACTGTTGCCGGCTTTTTTTTTGATCAACACATCGGCGATGGCGGCAATCATTGTTGGCGCCGGCGAGAACAGGACCATCGATCCGACTGACCCCGTCAGCGACTATTTGGTGCAAGATGGCGGCGTACTCAATGCAGGGGCAGTAACGACCCAAAGCTTGACCATCCAGACCGGATCGACCTTGAATATCGACGGTGCTACCGTCAATGGCAATCCCGGCTTCTATGGGATTCAGGTGTCTGATAGCCAGGCCACCATTAATCGGGCCACCGTGACGGCGGACACCCGTGCTTTATGGGTTGCTCGACCACCGTCATCGACGCAGGGCTCGACGGTCGAGGCTACCGATAGCCGGTTCCTGGGCGGTGAGACCGGCGCACTCGTCACCGGTCTGAGTACATTGACGCTAACCAACAGCGAACTGCGCGGCACCAATGCCGGCAGCGTCGGCCTGGACAGTCGAGGCGGTGATGTACGCGCATTGGCAGGAACGCTTATCAGCGGTGACAGCGCAGGCGTACGGATGACCAATGACGCCAATGGCCAGGGCACCAATACTTTGTTGCTGGACAACTCCACCGTAGAAGGCCGCAGCGGGCCGGCGATCCTGGTGGAAGGCGGCGTTCAAGGCGCGACGATTCAAGTGCAGAACAACAGTGTTCTGCGGGCGGCTGATGGCACTCTGTTGAAAGTACAAGGCGCTTCCACTGCGGCAATGAATGTCGTCGGCAGTGCGTTGGAAGGCAACGTGCAAGTGTTGCAGAACAGCACAGTGGACCTCTCGTTCAACGGCGCCTCGATGGTGGGGGACATCCTGCGTGAAAACGGCTCCACCGCCAATGTCACCCTGAACAATGGCTCATCGTTCACCGGGCGCTTGAACAACAGCAACCTGACGCTCAACCAGTCGAGCCTGACCATGGTCGACAATGACAGCATCGACAACTTGTCGATGAACGACGGTATCGTCAATTTCGGTGCACCTGGCGCGCAGCGTGCGAATCGTCAACTTGAGGTCGGGACGCTTGCCGGCAACGGCATCATTGCCATGCAGGGCAACTTCCAGACCGGTGAAAGCGACTTGCTGAAAGCCGATACGGCGACCGGCAGCTACGAATTGGCCGTCAATGCTTCGGGCAAGGACGCGACGTCTCCTCAACAATTGACGCTGGTGCAAATTGCCAACAACACCGCAGCTTTCTCGTTGCTGGGAGGTCGGGTCGATGTCGGGACATTTGAATACGATCTGGAAGAAAGAACCAACGCCACCGGCGGCACCGAGTATTACCTGAACCCTACCACCCGGCTCACGTCCGGTGCGCAATCGGTGGCAGCCTTGTTTCAAACAGCGCTTACCATTTCGTACGGCGAGTTGAAGTCGCTGGAATACCGCATGAGCGAGTTGCAGGCGGACGACAAGCGCCATGGCCTGTGGGTACGGTCATATGGCAACAAATGGAACGTTGACGATGGTTCGTCGGGTGTGGGTTATCGTCAACAGCAGCAGGGTTTCACCCTGGGTGCCGACACCCGGTTGGGTGACAGTCCCTGGAAGGTCGGTATGCTGGCGGGTTACAGCAAATCCGATGTGGACCTCAATGGTGGCACCTCGGCCGAGGTCAACAGCTACTACTTCGGCCCCTATTTTGGCTGGCTGAATCGCGACACCGGCTACTACGTTGATGGCGCCCTGAAGTTCAACCATTTCCGTAATGAGTCCAAGGTCCGCATGAGCGATGGCAAACGTGCCGAGGGCGATTACAGCAACTCGGCAGTGAGTGCGATCGTAGAAGGTGGCCGCAATATTGATCTCGGGGATGGCTGGTTCGCCCAACCTTCTGCCCAGGTATCCGCGGCCGTCATCCAGGGCAAGAACTATCGTCTGGACAACGACATGGAGGCCGAAGGTGACCGCACACATTCGTTGCGCAGCAAGCTGGGCGTCATGGCCGGTCGAAGCATCGACCTGGGTAATACTCAGATGCGTCCATACGGGCGGGTAGCGGTGGTTCATGAATTTGCATCGAACGACAACAACGTGCGGGTCAACGGAAACACGATCAATACCAACCTTGCGGGCACCGGTTTTGAAGCCGGTGTCGGGTTGACAGCTTCGTGGTCCGAGAATTTGCGTTTTGATGTCGGTGTCGATTACGCCAAGGGTAAAAATATCGAACAGCCAGTGGCCGTCACCTTTGGTGTGAACTATCAGTTTTAAAGGTGAGGGACGAAAAAACCGCTATAAGCGGTTTTTTTTCGTTCTGCCTGCTGCGTTTTTTAGCTTTTGGAAGGGGCTCGTGCAACGACAGTCCATTTATTGGATTCAGCCATTTCATCTTCCGTCAGGGCACTGATTTCATAGGTGCTCCCGACTGTCAGATCATTTTGGAAAAAGGCCCATCTGCCCTCACCGTTGGTGGTCTCTGATTTTTGTTGGGTAACGCCGTTGAGCTTGATCTTGACCGCGCTGTTCGGCGTGAAGTCGCCCCTGGCAATAAACCAGTTCTCGTTTATGTTTCCGCCATCAGAAATTACGTTTCCGTCGACATCATATATACGGGTGTTTGTCGGTGCTGCGGTGGCCGCTTCCACGGTAACCGTGTACGGCCCAGCCGTGCCTCCACCGGTGTATTTTGCGGTGACGGTGAAGGCGTAGGTGTCGTTGGTCAGCAGGCCTGTAGGGTGTTTGTAGCGACCGGTTGTTGCATCCACGGTCGCTTCACCCAACGTTACGCCGTCTTTGAAGACTTCAACCTTCGCCCCCTTTTCACCTTCGCCTTCCACAAACAGCTCGGTATCGCTTGTCGTGGAATTATCCGGAATCACGGTCCCGGCCGCGTTGGTGATCTTGTCGAGGGTTACCGGCTCGATACCTTCCTCTATCACGGTGAACTTGAAAGGGGTCGACACGTTGTTGTTGGAACCCTTGATCGTGATGCTGTAGGAACCGGGTTTCAGGTCTTTCAGTTCGACCGTGTATTGTCCGCAGGCATTGGCTAATCCCGTTTCAAGTGGAGTATCGCCGTTAAACGCTTGAGCATTTTGATTCGGGATCGAATTGCCGTTGATGATGACTTCTGTAGCGCTGATGATGTCATCTTCGGCAATCGGGTTCCCGTCGCTGAGTACTTCGTTGATGATCGGCGTCGCGGTAGCCGCCGTAAATCTTTTGGGCAGTGACGAAGGGTTGGGACTCCATTGGCCTACGGCGCGTACGCTGTAGCAATCGAAGTTCTTCAAGTCGAGCAGCGGGCTTTCAAAATTGCCAAGATCGTCGGTGTCTGCTTCGCCCAGTTTTTCCAGCAGGTTCATGATCGAAACTTTGTTTCTCGGTTCAGCGTTGATGCCGGAAACTTTGATGGCCGTTTCGTAAGTAGTCCTGTTAACGACGGAAACGCCATTACGATCGACGATCGTGCGGACTTCTAATAAGAGATTTTCTTCAACCAGCTCGTTGGACGTCTGCGATGGATTGTTCGAGGGAAAATCGGTCATGATCATGACTCCGGTTGGTCAAGGGGACGGAGTGATTTAAGGCCTCGAGCAGTTGAGTTGGCTACTGTCAGAAATAACAGGTTTGATGGGGTTTCCGATGAGCGGAGGGGGCGATGATGGAAGTTGAAAGAGGACTTATCCGCTATTAATAGCGAAGAGAGTTTCAGGATTTACGCAACGTCTTCTGCCGAACGATGTAGATCGTCACCAGCACCGCACTGGTCAGCATAAAACCGCGCGCCCACGGCAGGGGCACCAGGTAACACGACAACAGAATGCTCACCCACATAAGGCCAATCGCGTAGACCTTGCCCTTGAGCGGAATGCCGTTGCCGTCGAGGTAGTCGCGAATCCACGGGCCCAGCCGCGGATGCTCCACCAGCCAGCTATAAAAGCGCGGTGAACTGCGAGCGAAGCACGCGGCCGCCAGTAGCAGGAAAGGCGTGGTGGGCAACACCGGCAGGAAAATCCCGATCACCCCCAGCGCTACGCTCAGCCAGCCGATGGCCAGCAGCCCGTAACGCAACATCAGGGAGCGGTGGCCTATGGGGTTGTCCATAGGCAGAACCTTAGTGGTGACGTGGCTTGAGGATCGCCGGTTTTTCGTCTGGCGCGTTGCACAGCAGGTACAGCGCGGTCAGGGCTTCCGGGATCTGCACGATCATGTCGTCCATCAGGTTGGCGTCTTTGGCGATGTCTTCGAACTCAGGCTGTTCGTCGAACAGGCCGGAACCGACCATGATCGGCAGCAGCATTTCGCTGACTTCGTCTTCGGCGGTTTCGAACCAGGCGGCTTCGCGCAGGAACACGCCTTCCATGAAGCCGATGCACCAGCCGCGCAGGTCGGAGTCATCCGGCTCGTCGCCAAGGTCGAGGTCGCATGGCAGCTCGAACTCTTCATCGGATGCCAGTTGGCGAGCGATGTGGGCCTTGAGGGCCAGCAGGGTGGATTCGATCGCTTCACGCTCGGTGTCGTCGGCGTAATGCGGCTCTTCGGCGAAGAGGGCATCGATCCATTCGCGGTCGGGAACGCTTTCGGAACAGATCGACAAGGCGGTGAGGTAGCCGTGGGCGGCCACGTAGTCCAGCGCCTCGTCATGCAGTTCATCAGCGTCGAGGAAGACTTGCAGGCGGGTTAGTTGCTCAGCGAAGGACATTAAAGGGCTACCTTGGGAATTAAACAGATGCGGGAATTCTAGGCCTTCTTGAGCACTCAGGCCAGCCGCGCGGGATATTTGCAACGCTGGGACCTCACAAACACCGCAATCCCTGTGGGAGCGAGCCTGCTCGCGATGAGGTCGGTACATCCAATACATTTATCGCCTGACATGCCGCCATCGCGAGCAGGCTCGCTCCCACAGGGATTGCGGTGTTTGTCCTTATGTGTCTTCTCAGCGGCGCCCTTTGCAAGCGAGGCCTCGGGTATACTCCCGCGTTTTGTGATGCCCTGCTGGCGTCGCGGCTGAAATGTGAAGCGTCATGCAATGTGCACTTACGATTTGTCAGTGCAGTCTTGCGGATCCTGACCCAGCCTTGCAGGGATGTTTCGGTGATTTTTGGAGTTTTTATGCTCGAACAGGCTCAACGCGTCCTCAAGGACATCTTCGGCTACGACAGTTTCCGTGGCCGTCAGGGTGCGATCATTGAGCGCGTGGCCAGTGGCGGCGACGCCCTGGTACTGATGCCTACCGGTGGCGGCAAATCCCTGTGCTTCCAGGTGCCGGCGCTGTTGCGCGAAGGCCTGGCGGTGGTGGTGTCGCCGCTGATCGCGCTGATGGACGACCAGGTGGCGACCCTCGAGGAACTGGGCGTCGCCGCCGCTGCGTTGAACTCCACGCTGAGCGCCGAGCAACAACGCGACCTCGCCGCGCGGATCAAACGCGGTGAAGTGAAAATGCTTTATCTGGCGCCTGAGCGTCTGGTCCAGCCGCGCATGCTGGCCTTCCTGCAAAGCCTTGAAATCGCCTTGTTCGCCATCGACGAAGCGCATTGCGTGTCGCAATGGGGTCACGACTTCCGCCGCGAATACCTGCAACTGGGTCAGTTGGCGGAGTTGTTCCCCAACGTCCCGCGCATCGCCCTCACCGCGACTGCCGACAAGCGCACCCGGGAAGAGATCGTCGATCGCCTGCATCTGCAGAATGCCGAACGCTTCCTCTCCAGTTTCGACCGTCCGAACATTTTCTATCGCATCGTGCCCAAGGAACAGCCGCGCAAGCAGTTGTTGGCGTTCCTCGCCGAACGACGCAGCGATGCCGGCATCGTCTATTGCCTGTCGCGCAAAAAAGTCGACGAAGTGGCGGTGTTCCTCAGCGAGCAAGGCTTCCCGGCCCTGCCGTATCACGCCGGTCTGGCCAACGAAACCCGTGCCCACCACCAGAAGCGCTTCCTCAACGAGGAAGGCCTGATCATGGTCGCCACCGTGGCATTCGGCATGGGCATCGACAAGCCCAACGTGCGTTTCGTCGCGCACCTCGATCTGCCGAAATCCCTTGAGGCGTACTACCAGGAAACCGGGCGCGGCGGCCGTGACGGTCTGCCGGCGGATGCGTGGATGGCCTACGGCCTGCAAGACGTGGTGATGCTCAAGCAGATGCTGCAGAACTCCGAAGGTGACGAGCGTCACAAGCGTCTGGAGCAGCACAAGCTCGACGCGATGCTCTCCCTCTGCGAAGAAACCCGCTGCCGGCGTCAAACCTTGCTGGCCTACTTCGACGAAGACATGCCCGAGCCGTGTGGCCACTGCGACAACTGCGTCGACGGCGTACAGACCTGGGACGCCACCGAGCCGGCCCGTCAGGCGCTCTCGGCGATTTACCGCACCGGTCAGCGTTATGGCGTCGGCCATCTGGTGGATGTGTTGTTGGGCAAGGACAACGAAAAAGTCCGCAGCTTTGGCCATCAGCATCTGTCGGTATACGGTGTCGGCAAGGCGATGGGCGAGAGTGAGTGGCGTTCCCTGTTCCGGCAGCTGGTGGCCCGTGGTCTGGCCGATATCGATCTCGAAGGCTACGGCGGCCTGCGCCTCAGTGACACCTGCCGGCCTCTGCTCAAAGGCGAAGTGACGCTGGAATTGCGCCGCGACCTCAAGCCGCAAACCACGGCGAAAAGCAGCAAGAGCCAGGCGAGCCAACTGGTCCGTGGCGAAGAGCGCGAACAGTGGGAAGCCTTGCGTGCCTTGCGTCGCAAGCTCGCCGAAGAGCACGGTGTGCCGCCTTATGTCATCTTCCCCGATTCGACGTTGCTGGAAATGCTCCGCAGCCAACCGACTTCGCTGTCGGAAATGGCCACGGTCAGCGGCGTCGGTGCACGCAAACTCGAACGGTATGGCGAGGCCTTCCTCGAAGTGCTCGGTGGCCAGGTCGAGGCACCGAAAGTGGTGGCCGACGTGCGCCACGAACTGATCACCCTCGCTCGGGCCGGCATGACGCCGCTGCAAATTGCCGGTCAATTGCAGTGCTCGGAAAAGAATGTCTACACCATGCTCGCCGAAGCCATTGGCAAGCAGCAGTTGTCGCTGGAACAGGCGCTGGACCTGCCCGAAGACTTGATGGGCGAAGTCCAGGATGCGTTTCTCGACGGCGAGGGCGAGTTGCCGCCGGTGGCGGAGATTGCCGCGCTGTTCGCCGGTCGCGTGCCGGAAGGTGTTTTGTACTGTGTTCGAGCCGCGCTGCAATCGGAATTCGAGATCTGAATTTCAAATCCCGGACAGGGTTGTATTGATGTAACGATTCAGTACATAGCAAGCCTTGCCTCTGGGCAAGGGTCATGCTTAGCTGACTAATAATTAGTTTTTCTCTTATTTCAGTCTAACCATGAGTGTTTTATGCCGTTAACCGATCAACACCGCTTTGGCATGCAACTGGCCCAGATGTCGCGCGGCTGGCGTGCCGAACTGGACCGCCGTCTGGCCGGTCTGGGTTTGTCCCAGGCGCGCTGGCTGGTGTTGCTGCATCTGGCGCGTTTCGAAGAGGCACCGACCCAGCGCGAACTGGCGCAAAGCGTCGGCGTCGAAGGGCCGACCCTGGCGCGATTGCTCGACAGTCTGGAGAGTCAGGGCCTTGTCCAGCGTCAGGCCGTGGTGGAAGACCGCCGGGCGAAAAAAATCCTCCTCTGTGCCCCGGCCCGTCCCCTGATCGAACAAATTGAAACCATTGCCACTCAACTGCGTCACGAGCTGTTTGAAGGCGTCGACGAGGCGGATTTGAAGGTCTGCATGCGCGTTCACGGGCACATCCTGGCCAACCTGGAAAAATCTTGAGGCAGAACCGGGTGTAAGGTTTTTGAGATACCCCGTTCGGCAGACTATAAAGAACTACTAGGCAATATCGTGTTCGTACCGGATGTGCGAACACGCACCGGTTGGTTCTGGTTATCTAAGGGATGCTCATGCTCGAGAGTTGGCACGTTGTAATGCGCTGGTGCGCCAGGCTGGTTCTGGCGGGTGGGGCCGTGACTTACTCTGCATTCGCCCCTGCTTTGGGCCTGGGAGAAATCACCGTGCATTCGGCGCTGAATCAACCGCTGCGTGCCGACATCGATCTGGTGGATGCTGCCGGTCTGGAGGAGGGCGATCTGTCCGTCAGTCTGGCGACCGCGGACGAATTCAGTCGCGCCGGTGTCGAGCGGGTGTTCTTTCTCAATGACCTGAAGTTCACGCCCATCCTGCGGGGCAACCGCAGTCTGATCCGGGTGAGCTCCAATAAAGTCGTCAACGAACCTTTCCTGAATTTCCTCGTGCAGCTCAATCAGCCCAATGGGCGTGTGCTGCGCGAGTACACGGTGCTGATCGATCCGCCGGGCACGCCGGGGATCGTGCCGGTGACTGACGAACCGGTCGCCAACTCCCCGAACTCTCCATACCCGAGCGTCAAACCGGCCGTTGCACCGCCCGCCGCGGCCAAAAAAACGGCCCCTAAAGTTGAACAGCCCGCCGCGCCCGTCATTGATCCCGTCGCCGAGCAATTGGCCGCCAGCGTGCTACAAAACCAGCAACTGCAAAAAAACGTCGATGAACTGAATGCAAGACTTCAGGTCCAGGACGAACAGATCACCGGTCAGAAAAAACAGATAACCGAGCTGCAAACGCAATTGGCGGAGGCCCAGGCGCCCCCGGTTACGCCTGAGGTTATCGCGCCAGCCCCGGTCGCGTTGCAAGCGCCCGAGACCTCCAACTGGCCAATGATCATCGGATTGTTGGCGTTGGTGTCATTGCTGTTGCTGGGCTGGTTCGTTCGTCGCCAACGACAGCAGGTTCCCGTCCAGGCCGAGGATCCTCCCGTTTTGCCGTCGCGACACGAGCCGGTACTCGATCAATCCGTGGAGCCGTCAGCGAAGCCCGCCCCACTGACATCTGCGCACGAACATCATGATGAAACGCCGTCAGGGGATGTACTGGAAGGCGTCGGCATCTACCTGGCCTATGGTCGTTTTTCCGAAGCGGCTGGCTTGTTGCGCGATGCTTTGGCGAAGGAACCACAGCGCACGGATCTGGCCGTGCAGTTGCTGGAAGTCCTCGGCAAGCAAGGTGACGGGCCCGCCTATGACGTCCAGGAAAACAGCCTGCGAGAGGCCGGGTTCGATGCTCAGCAACTTCAGGACATTCGTGCCCGCTACCCGAAACTGGCCAATGCGGTGCCAGTGGCTGCAGCGACAGCCATCACAACACCGGTGAAATCCGAAGAATCGCCAGGCGACGAGTTCCAGCTGAATCTGGATGACCTGTCGATGGATTCCAACTGGGACCTGGTCAGTCCGTTTGAAAACACTAAACCCGCGTACAAACGACCCGAGGTTGCCGAACCTGCGTTCACCTCGAACCTGCACGTGATGCCCGATGTGTTCGAGATGCCTGAAGAGCCGACATTGGACGAGCCTGAGTTGGAGTGGGTCGCGGAACCTGACTCACAGTCTCTGGACGACGATTTTCTCAACGAGTTCAAGGATGCCGACCCGTCATTCGAGCTTGAAGCGCTGAGCCTGGAACCCGCCGTGCCGGACAACGCAGGCAAACTGGAACAGGCTCAGAACTGTATCGATGACGGCGATCTGAACAGTGCCATCGAGCTGCTGAACGAATTGCTCAAGGACGGCGATGAGCCGCTTAAACAAACCGCTCGGACATTGTTGGCCGGTATTCGCTGAACCACTATCATGGCGACGCCCTCTGGTTCAGGAGTTCCCTCGTCATGACCGCGCACAAACCGGAAATCGTCATCACCTACTGCACGCAATGCCAATGGCTGTTGCGTGCCGCGTGGCTGGCGCAAGAGCTGCTCAGTACCTTTGGCGATGACTTGGGCAAGGTGTCGCTGGTGCCTGGCACCGGTGGTGTGTTTCACGTTTTCTGTAACGACGTGCAGATCTGGGAGCGCAAGGC
This DNA window, taken from Pseudomonas fluorescens NCIMB 11764, encodes the following:
- a CDS encoding autotransporter outer membrane beta-barrel domain-containing protein, whose translation is MSFDNPISHKPASAVTFKVLALLPAFFLINTSAMAAIIVGAGENRTIDPTDPVSDYLVQDGGVLNAGAVTTQSLTIQTGSTLNIDGATVNGNPGFYGIQVSDSQATINRATVTADTRALWVARPPSSTQGSTVEATDSRFLGGETGALVTGLSTLTLTNSELRGTNAGSVGLDSRGGDVRALAGTLISGDSAGVRMTNDANGQGTNTLLLDNSTVEGRSGPAILVEGGVQGATIQVQNNSVLRAADGTLLKVQGASTAAMNVVGSALEGNVQVLQNSTVDLSFNGASMVGDILRENGSTANVTLNNGSSFTGRLNNSNLTLNQSSLTMVDNDSIDNLSMNDGIVNFGAPGAQRANRQLEVGTLAGNGIIAMQGNFQTGESDLLKADTATGSYELAVNASGKDATSPQQLTLVQIANNTAAFSLLGGRVDVGTFEYDLEERTNATGGTEYYLNPTTRLTSGAQSVAALFQTALTISYGELKSLEYRMSELQADDKRHGLWVRSYGNKWNVDDGSSGVGYRQQQQGFTLGADTRLGDSPWKVGMLAGYSKSDVDLNGGTSAEVNSYYFGPYFGWLNRDTGYYVDGALKFNHFRNESKVRMSDGKRAEGDYSNSAVSAIVEGGRNIDLGDGWFAQPSAQVSAAVIQGKNYRLDNDMEAEGDRTHSLRSKLGVMAGRSIDLGNTQMRPYGRVAVVHEFASNDNNVRVNGNTINTNLAGTGFEAGVGLTASWSENLRFDVGVDYAKGKNIEQPVAVTFGVNYQF
- a CDS encoding YbaN family protein encodes the protein MDNPIGHRSLMLRYGLLAIGWLSVALGVIGIFLPVLPTTPFLLLAAACFARSSPRFYSWLVEHPRLGPWIRDYLDGNGIPLKGKVYAIGLMWVSILLSCYLVPLPWARGFMLTSAVLVTIYIVRQKTLRKS
- a CDS encoding YecA family protein, which produces MSFAEQLTRLQVFLDADELHDEALDYVAAHGYLTALSICSESVPDREWIDALFAEEPHYADDTEREAIESTLLALKAHIARQLASDEEFELPCDLDLGDEPDDSDLRGWCIGFMEGVFLREAAWFETAEDEVSEMLLPIMVGSGLFDEQPEFEDIAKDANLMDDMIVQIPEALTALYLLCNAPDEKPAILKPRHH
- the recQ gene encoding DNA helicase RecQ, with the translated sequence MLEQAQRVLKDIFGYDSFRGRQGAIIERVASGGDALVLMPTGGGKSLCFQVPALLREGLAVVVSPLIALMDDQVATLEELGVAAAALNSTLSAEQQRDLAARIKRGEVKMLYLAPERLVQPRMLAFLQSLEIALFAIDEAHCVSQWGHDFRREYLQLGQLAELFPNVPRIALTATADKRTREEIVDRLHLQNAERFLSSFDRPNIFYRIVPKEQPRKQLLAFLAERRSDAGIVYCLSRKKVDEVAVFLSEQGFPALPYHAGLANETRAHHQKRFLNEEGLIMVATVAFGMGIDKPNVRFVAHLDLPKSLEAYYQETGRGGRDGLPADAWMAYGLQDVVMLKQMLQNSEGDERHKRLEQHKLDAMLSLCEETRCRRQTLLAYFDEDMPEPCGHCDNCVDGVQTWDATEPARQALSAIYRTGQRYGVGHLVDVLLGKDNEKVRSFGHQHLSVYGVGKAMGESEWRSLFRQLVARGLADIDLEGYGGLRLSDTCRPLLKGEVTLELRRDLKPQTTAKSSKSQASQLVRGEEREQWEALRALRRKLAEEHGVPPYVIFPDSTLLEMLRSQPTSLSEMATVSGVGARKLERYGEAFLEVLGGQVEAPKVVADVRHELITLARAGMTPLQIAGQLQCSEKNVYTMLAEAIGKQQLSLEQALDLPEDLMGEVQDAFLDGEGELPPVAEIAALFAGRVPEGVLYCVRAALQSEFEI
- a CDS encoding MarR family transcriptional regulator, whose amino-acid sequence is MPLTDQHRFGMQLAQMSRGWRAELDRRLAGLGLSQARWLVLLHLARFEEAPTQRELAQSVGVEGPTLARLLDSLESQGLVQRQAVVEDRRAKKILLCAPARPLIEQIETIATQLRHELFEGVDEADLKVCMRVHGHILANLEKS
- a CDS encoding FimV/HubP family polar landmark protein; the encoded protein is MLESWHVVMRWCARLVLAGGAVTYSAFAPALGLGEITVHSALNQPLRADIDLVDAAGLEEGDLSVSLATADEFSRAGVERVFFLNDLKFTPILRGNRSLIRVSSNKVVNEPFLNFLVQLNQPNGRVLREYTVLIDPPGTPGIVPVTDEPVANSPNSPYPSVKPAVAPPAAAKKTAPKVEQPAAPVIDPVAEQLAASVLQNQQLQKNVDELNARLQVQDEQITGQKKQITELQTQLAEAQAPPVTPEVIAPAPVALQAPETSNWPMIIGLLALVSLLLLGWFVRRQRQQVPVQAEDPPVLPSRHEPVLDQSVEPSAKPAPLTSAHEHHDETPSGDVLEGVGIYLAYGRFSEAAGLLRDALAKEPQRTDLAVQLLEVLGKQGDGPAYDVQENSLREAGFDAQQLQDIRARYPKLANAVPVAAATAITTPVKSEESPGDEFQLNLDDLSMDSNWDLVSPFENTKPAYKRPEVAEPAFTSNLHVMPDVFEMPEEPTLDEPELEWVAEPDSQSLDDDFLNEFKDADPSFELEALSLEPAVPDNAGKLEQAQNCIDDGDLNSAIELLNELLKDGDEPLKQTARTLLAGIR
- a CDS encoding SelT/SelW/SelH family protein, which codes for MTAHKPEIVITYCTQCQWLLRAAWLAQELLSTFGDDLGKVSLVPGTGGVFHVFCNDVQIWERKADGGFPEAKVLKQRVRDQIDPDRDLGHNDRTQ